One genomic segment of Caloranaerobacter ferrireducens includes these proteins:
- the dprA gene encoding DNA-processing protein DprA, whose amino-acid sequence MNSRDILIWLNSINMNSNTIEKLEEYFGDFHLLWEASADVINKISFLSEYSKAILVKYKDKHYYEDYRSKVEKSGAKIITIFDVNYPRHLKNIYNPPKVIYIKGSLEIKDEISIAIVGARKATAYGKWVAEKFAKELAGLGITIVSGLARGIDTKAHEGALITKGRTIAVLGNGIDSVYPKANKTLFEKIQNNGAIITEYPLGVQPLPYNFPMRNRIISGLSLGVLVVEASEKSGSLITAQIALEQGREVFAIPGNINSIYSKGTNLLIKDGAKLVTDVDDIIEEITLLKDRVKAKRVKEISCLNLGKDEIKIVECIKEYPKHCDEISYQTGLDIIKVNSILTILELKGIVKQLPRKIFQLTNL is encoded by the coding sequence TTCAGCAGATGTTATTAATAAAATAAGTTTTTTGAGTGAGTATTCAAAAGCTATTCTAGTTAAATATAAAGATAAACATTATTATGAAGATTATAGATCTAAAGTTGAAAAAAGCGGAGCAAAAATAATAACAATTTTTGATGTTAATTATCCTAGACATTTAAAGAACATTTATAATCCACCAAAAGTAATTTACATTAAAGGTAGTTTAGAGATTAAGGATGAAATCTCTATAGCTATAGTTGGGGCTAGAAAAGCTACTGCGTATGGGAAATGGGTTGCAGAAAAGTTTGCAAAAGAACTAGCTGGGTTAGGAATTACTATAGTAAGTGGTTTAGCTCGTGGAATAGATACTAAAGCTCATGAAGGAGCACTTATAACTAAAGGGAGGACTATTGCTGTTTTAGGAAATGGAATAGATTCAGTATATCCTAAGGCTAATAAAACGTTGTTTGAAAAAATACAAAATAATGGAGCAATTATTACTGAATATCCTTTAGGAGTCCAACCATTACCATATAATTTTCCTATGAGAAACAGAATAATCAGTGGACTTTCTTTAGGTGTTTTAGTTGTTGAAGCTAGTGAAAAAAGCGGTTCTTTAATCACAGCACAAATAGCTTTAGAACAAGGGAGAGAAGTTTTTGCAATACCAGGGAATATTAATAGTATCTATAGTAAAGGCACAAACTTACTTATAAAAGATGGTGCGAAACTTGTTACAGATGTTGACGATATTATTGAAGAGATTACTTTGCTTAAAGATAGAGTTAAGGCAAAAAGAGTTAAAGAAATTTCTTGTTTAAATTTAGGAAAAGATGAAATTAAAATAGTTGAGTGTATAAAAGAATATCCTAAACATTGTGATGAAATATCTTACCAAACTGGATTGGATATAATAAAAGTAAATAGTATATTAACAATTTTGGAATTAAAGGGAATTGTAAAACAGTTACCTAGGAAGATTTTTCAATTAACTAATCTTTAA